CTGGTGCCGTCGCCGACGGTGACCAGCAAGGTGGCGGCGGTCCTGACCGCGACCCCCGGAATCGAGGTCAGGACCGCGGAAAGAGGGTGAGCCTCCAGCAGCTGTCCGATCTGTGCTTCCAGGGCTCGTCGCTGTTCGTGGACGGCCGCGAGCGAGCGGGCCAGGGAGGGGATCACGAGGTCGAGGGTGCCGGTGCCCGGGACCACGACGGTCTGCTCGTCGAGCGCGTCGAAGACCTCGTCGATCAGCCGGGCGGCCATGCGCGGGGCCTTGGGCCGGATCACCTCAACGAGCTTGCGGCGACCGGCCTTTCGCAGGCTGGCTGGGGATCCGTAGCGTTCCAGCAGCCAGGTCACGGCGGGGTGGTCCAGGCGCGGGCCGAGGACGCGTTCCAGGCTGGGGTGGAACTGGGTGAGCAGGCCGCGTATCCGGTTGGAGGTGCGGGTCGCCTCGGCCGCCAGGTCCTGGTCGAAGCCCACCAGCACGGTCAGCTCGGCGGTGATCTCGTCGGTCAGCTGGAGCGAGCGCAGGGTGTGCGGCATGGTCCGGGCCGCGTCCGCGATTACCGCGGCGTCCTTCGCGTCGGTTTTTGCCTCGCCCGGGTAGAGATCGGCGATCCGCCGCATGGACAGGCCGGGCAGGTAGGCGACCTTGCAGCCGGCGTCCCGGGCGACCGTGAGCGGGAGTGCTCCGATGGAGGCGGGCTGGTCCACGATCACCAGCACGGTGCCGAACTTCGCGGCCAGCTTGTCGAAGACGGCCCGCAGCTTCGGCTCGCTGTTGGGCAGCTGCTTGTCGAAGACCTTCTTGCCGGCCGGGGTCAGCCCGTGCCCGTGATGGGCGCTCTTGCCGACGTCCAGGCCGAGGAAGACGCCCACGTCGTCGATGTCGTCCAACCCATCCTCCAGAGGGGGGTTCGTGCGGTGCTGGCCAGGGCGTTGGCGTCGTATGCGCGCATCCACGTTATGCAGACCTGCCGCCCGCAAGCGGCCGGGCGTTGCGCCGGGCCAGGCGGTAGTCGGACCTCTCATCAGCGTCTCCAACGGCGCCTCTCGGGCCCGGTGGCACCACCCCCCAGGTCATGCTTTCGACAGGGGGGACCAGCCATGCCGGGCCCGGAGGCCAGCGGTCCTCTTGCAGGACCGCGAAGAAGATAACGGGGGAGGGGGTTGGGCACGCGCGCGTGGGCGTCGTCGGGGCGGGCATGCGGCCAGGCAGGTGGGCGACACATGTACCGCCAAGGGCGGACGACACCGGTACGACTATTGCGCTCCTGCGCACCCCGCACGGCTCGCCACCCTAGGCTCGACTCGCTCTGTGTGATCTTGGGGTGCGCGGGCCCGATCCCTCATGCGGGGCCCTGAGCCCACGAGCCGCCGACCCTGGAGTGCGATGCCAGACAGCCAGCCGCAGCCCCACCAGCCGTCGAACTCCTCGGGATCCTCGGGACAGTCCGACCCGGCCGCCCTGCTGCTGTGCGG
Above is a genomic segment from Streptomyces fodineus containing:
- a CDS encoding IS110 family transposase, whose translation is MDDIDDVGVFLGLDVGKSAHHGHGLTPAGKKVFDKQLPNSEPKLRAVFDKLAAKFGTVLVIVDQPASIGALPLTVARDAGCKVAYLPGLSMRRIADLYPGEAKTDAKDAAVIADAARTMPHTLRSLQLTDEITAELTVLVGFDQDLAAEATRTSNRIRGLLTQFHPSLERVLGPRLDHPAVTWLLERYGSPASLRKAGRRKLVEVIRPKAPRMAARLIDEVFDALDEQTVVVPGTGTLDLVIPSLARSLAAVHEQRRALEAQIGQLLEAHPLSAVLTSIPGVAVRTAATLLVTVGDGTSFPTAAHLASYAGLAPTTKSSGTSIHGEHAPRGGNRQLKRAMFLSAFAALHDPASRTYYDRCRARGKTHTQALLRLARQRINVLFAMLRDGTFYEPRTPRLA